DNA from Marinoscillum sp. 108:
CGATTACCGAAACATCGGGGTTCAAAAGGTTGCTCATATTCCCAATTGGGTCTGATAAGTAGTTTCCAAGGAACTGATCATTTTCTTAAGTGAAAAACTTTCCTTCACAGTAGCGCTCCCACTTATACTTATTTGATTTCTCAACTCTGAATTTCCAAGGAGCTCTTTTAAGGCTTCGAAAATGGCGTCTTCAGACTGAAAGTCAACGATCAGTGCGTTGTCTTTATGTATCACAAACTCTCCAGCCACCCCGGACAAAGTGAAAACAGAGGGCACTCCGGCAGCCATGGCCTCCACGTAGATCTGCCCGAAAGCCTCTGAGTGGTTATCTATAGGCACATGAACGAACACATCAAACAATTGATATAATGACTGAATGTCAGCCTCAAAAGCAATTTCCCTATAGTTCCTTTCTTCAAGAGTTTTGTCCAGGATATCTTCTATTTCCTTCTTATAATCACCATTTGCGTTTGCCAAAATCAAAATCGCGTCTGGGTAAATCTGCAACAATTTTCTGAACGCCGGAATAGCGAATTGAATACCCTTCCAGTGTGTGTACCTGCTAATCATGCCCACCACCGGAAATGATTCTTTTGGAATAGTGTACTTTTCACGAAGTGCCGCCACATCGCGCTCCAACACCTCACTAAAACCAGATAATTCAAAGCCATGATGCACCACCTTTACCTTAGATGCTGGCACACCTTCAAGTCCTGTAAGGACCTGGCGGACGTTTTCTGAAACAGCAATGAGCTTGGTTGCCCTCCGATTGATCCAACTGTCTACCAATTTCCCTTTGGGAAAATAATGATGATGCAGTGTAGAATAATGTCTGGTATAAATTCTGCATTTAACACCGGCACACCAGGCTGCTGTGATTCCCATGTATCCAGCCTCATAAAGGTGAGCATGAACGATTTCCGGTTTTTGCTTTAGAAAATATAGGGTTAGCCTCAGGAAGGTCAGGATTTTAGACCAGAAGCTCAAAATCTTCATGGTTTTCACAGGAATATCAATGGAGATCAGATACTTTTCCAGATCAGAGGAATGATCATTGAGAAGAATAAAGGAAAGTTTGAACTTGTCATGATCCAGATCTTTAGCTATCCACTCAAAAGCAAGTGATTTGTTGATGTTAGAGACAATGTATGTTACACCTATCCTCATCTGCTCTTAAGGTATGAACTCCCTGTAAAAACCCAATCATAAACCAGATAGCGCAGTTTCAAGGGGAGTACCATGAACACGTTAAAATGGTCGATCATCCATATCCATATTGATTGACCGAAAAAAGCATAAACAATTTTTTGAAGACTGCTAAATCGTTTCTCTTTACTTGTAAAAAACTCGGGGTGTAATAATTGCA
Protein-coding regions in this window:
- a CDS encoding glycosyltransferase family 4 protein; protein product: MRIGVTYIVSNINKSLAFEWIAKDLDHDKFKLSFILLNDHSSDLEKYLISIDIPVKTMKILSFWSKILTFLRLTLYFLKQKPEIVHAHLYEAGYMGITAAWCAGVKCRIYTRHYSTLHHHYFPKGKLVDSWINRRATKLIAVSENVRQVLTGLEGVPASKVKVVHHGFELSGFSEVLERDVAALREKYTIPKESFPVVGMISRYTHWKGIQFAIPAFRKLLQIYPDAILILANANGDYKKEIEDILDKTLEERNYREIAFEADIQSLYQLFDVFVHVPIDNHSEAFGQIYVEAMAAGVPSVFTLSGVAGEFVIHKDNALIVDFQSEDAIFEALKELLGNSELRNQISISGSATVKESFSLKKMISSLETTYQTQLGI